From a region of the Sesamum indicum cultivar Zhongzhi No. 13 linkage group LG3, S_indicum_v1.0, whole genome shotgun sequence genome:
- the LOC105157995 gene encoding protein LONGIFOLIA 1, with the protein MAAKLLHSLTDENPDLQKQIGCMTGIFQLFDRQHMLTSGRRILGDSPKRLLLPGNSHFSGSTLERESANAHLQSASTEKHLNKNIQEKQRFSTESSRASFSSSSRSSSFSSLDCNRATQLEPASFDRIIFPETPSRDPTMSLQNSSPQFSRQSLDLRDFVKDSMYREVPGLSSKAKTTDETADPNRDTPRPKSKISNGSHGSRIDRRQSAPADLKESDRIITKLQEPPWYHDEPRELLRSLSYHANDTSSFSISKDAPRFSYDGREVNRAPFDSRDISKSTPKLKDLPRLSLDSREGSIRSLTSDSKSSFFLKSMQKNNADFDGKVQSLQQTPANQARPPSVVAKLMGLETLPDAVSSSDANSGSSRNSRDEGLINISRSLDKKDPSQSQLSNSSKNLWKEPGSPRWRNPDSSMRPMSRFPIEPAPWKQIDGTRSSQKPASRISRAPAKVPTTFPSVYSEIEKRLKDLEFTQSGKDLRALKQILEAMQSKGFLETQKEGQGSSFTGRKDHDQKLSSSKHEDRSGNNRKLQADQVIASTKRTTGSSRHHESPIVIMKPAKLVEKSGIPAASVISLDGLCSLPKLHNNEFADNIKGFSSRTTKDPSSRSSQRDNAVNSVNLRNGTTPKSTQVSARSQQDGTAGLGKSSGSISPRMQQKKLETERRSRPPTPPDSSKSRRQSNKQQGESSSPGGRRRPKHPSFQKSDDQLSEVNVESRNLNYHENENSFQSNESVIRSSINTVVVSSERSPGINSCQSPPMKASDMYGLVEKKSTLTLRDEESAEFGFIPPEYSSPVSVLANVVCKDDSPSPIKYVGKALKVDVSMDDERDPNALEGSPANSFIPISMEASSTSEINRKKLQNIENLVHKLKRLNSCHDEARTDYIASLCENTDPDHRYISEILLASGLLLRELGSSIKNFQFHPSGHPINPELFLVLEQTKPSTLQEEQFITEKASLSMIKEKLHRKLIFDGVNEILARKLASTGPFSEPWLRPSKLATQTLNAQKLLRELCCEIEELQAKNPECSSDEVDDRLKSILCKDVMRWSERWTGFDEEISGAVLDIERLIFKDLVNEIVIGESSGLKTKPGRRRVSQK; encoded by the exons ATGGCAGCAAAACTGTTACATTCTTTGACAGATGAAAATCCAGATTTGCAAAAGCAAATAGGATGTATGACTGGCATCTTTCAACTGTTTGATCGACAACATATGCTTACCAGTGGTAGGCGCATTCTTGGCGACAGCCCAAAAAGGCTTCTTCTCCCTG GTAATTCCCACTTCAGTGGTAGTACTTTGGAACGAGAGTCTGCTAATGCACATCTACAATCTGCATCAACG GAAAAGCATTTGAACAAGAACATCCAAGAAAAGCAAAGATTCTCCACTGAATCATCCAGAGCTTCTTTCTCCTCTTCATCTCGCtcatcttctttctcttctcttgaCTGTAATAGAGCTACTCAATTGGAACCTGCATCCTTTGACAGAATAATTTTTCCTGAAACTCCTTCAAGAGACCCAACAATGAGCCTCCAAAATTCGTCTCCACAATTTAGTCGTCAAAGCCTTGATCTTCGTGATTTTGTGAAGGATTCCATGTACAGGGAAGTTCCAGGCTTATCTAGTAAAGCTAAAACCACAGATGAGACAGCGGATCCTAATAGAGACACGCCAAGACCGAAGTCCAAAATCAGTAATGGTTCTCATGGCTCACGTATTGACAGACGGCAAAGCGCGCCTGCTGATCTCAAGGAATCTGATAGAATTATCACAAAACTTCAAGAACCACCTTGGTATCATGATGAACCTAGAGAACTTTTGAGATCTTTATCTTACCATGCAAATGATACgtcatcattttcaatatcaaaagATGCCCCTAGGTTTTCTTATGATGGAAGGGAAGTAAACCGAGCACCCTTTGACTCACGGGACATTTCAAAATCTACCCCAAAGCTTAAAGACCTACCAAGACTTTCATTGGACAGTCGGGAGGGATCAATACGGAGTCTGACTTCTGATTCCAAATCCAgctttttcttgaaatccaTGCAGAAGAATAATGCTGATTTTGATGGTAAAGTTCAGAGTCTGCAACAAACACCTGCAAACCAAGCACGGCCTCCAAGTGTTGTAGCAAAGCTGATGGGCTTGGAAACGTTGCCTGATGCTGTTTCATCCAGTGACGCCAACTCTGGTTCAAGTAGGAATAGTCGAGATGAAGgtcttattaatatatcaaggTCACTTGACAAAAAGGATCCAAGCCAGAGTCAACTATCAAATTCCTCAAAGAACCTGTGGAAAGAGCCTGGCTCGCCGCGTTGGAGAAACCCCGATTCTTCAATGAGACCTATGTCACGATTTCCAATTGAGCCAGCACCATGGAAGCAGATTGATGGGACAAGGAGTTCCCAGAAACCAGCCTCCAGAATATCGAGAGCTCCAGCCAAGGTTCCAACCACATTTCCTTCTGTTTACAGTGAGATAGAGAAGAGATTGAAGGATCTTGAATTCACGCAGTCTGGAAAGGACCTCAGAGCACTCAAACAGATACTGGAAGCAATGCAGTCAAAAGGATTCTTGGAAACCCAGAAAGAAGGACAGGGTTCAAGTTTCACCGGTCGTAAAGACCATGATCAAAAACTTTCGAGTTCTAAACATGAAGACAGATCAGGAAACAACCGCAAGCTGCAGGCTGATCAAGTTATTGCTTCCACAAAGAGGACAACTGGTTCTTCAAGACATCATGAGTCTCCAATTGTGATCATGAAACCAGCTAAGCTTGTTGAGAAATCTGGTATACCTGCTGCTTCTGTAATTTCACTTGATGGCTTATGTAGTCTGCCCAAACTTCACAACAATGAGTTTGCTGATAATATAAAGGGTTTCAGCAGCAGAACAACTAAAGATCCAAGTTCTAGATCTAGTCAACGGGACAATGCTGTAAATTCTGTCAATCTGAGAAATGGCACAACCCCAAAAAGCACACAGGTGTCAGCAAGATCACAACAAGATGGCACTGCAGGGTTGGGGAAGAGTTCAGGATCCATCAGTCCAAGAATGCAACAGAAGAAACTTGAGACGGAAAGAAGATCTCGACCACCAACCCCTCCTGATTCAAGCAAATCAAGAAGACAGTCAAACAAGCAACAAGGGGAGTCAAGTTCTCCAGGTGGACGACGAAGACCTAAACATCCCAGCTTTCAGAAAAGTGATGATCAACTTTCTGAGGTCAATGTTGAATCAAGGAATCTGAATTACCATGAAAATGAGAATTCATTCCAATCAAATGAAAGTGTCATTCGAAGCTCCATAAACACAGTAGTGGTTAGTTCAGAAAGATCTCCTGGCATAAACAGTTGCCAGAGTCCACCCATGAAGGCTTCTGATATGTATGGCTTGGTAGAAAAG AAATCTACTCTAACATTGAGGGATGAAGAGTCGGCAGAGTTTGGTTTCATACCTCCTGAGTACTCCAGTCCTGTCTCTGTACTAGCAAATGTAGTATGTAAAGACGATTCACCATCTCCTATAAAGTATGTTGGAAAGGCCCTCAAAG TGGATGTTTCCATGGATGACGAGAGGGATCCAAATGCTCTTGAAGGAAGTCCCGCCAATAGTTTCATTCCCATCTCCATGGAAGCCAGTTCTACATCTGAAATCAACCGAAAGAAACTTCAAAACATCGAAAACTTAGTTCACAAGCTCAAACGCCTCAACTCCTGCCATGATGAAGCACGTACAGACTACATTGCCTCTCTGTGTGAGAATACTGATCCAGACCACAGATACATTTCTGAAATTCTATTGGCTTCTGGACTCCTGCTTAGAGAACTTGGCTCAAGCATAAAAAATTTCCAGTTTCATCCATCAGGCCATCCTATCAACCCCGAGTTGTTCCTCGTCTTGGAACAAACAAAGCCAAGCACTTTACAAGAGGAGCAATTCATCACCGAAAAGGCGAGTCTGTCGATGATAAAGGAGAAACTTCACAGGAAGCTCATTTTTGATGGTGTTAACGAGATTCTTGCCCGCAAATTAGCTTCAACAGGTCCATTTTCAGAGCCTTGGTTGAGGCCCTCTAAGCTAGCTACGCAGACCTTGAACGCACAGAAGCTTCTCAGGGAATTGTGTTGCGAGATTGAAGAGCTTCAGGCTAAAAATCCCGAATGCAGCTCTGATGAAGTGGATGACAGATTGAAAAGCATCTTGTGCAAGGATGTGATGCGTTGGTCTGAAAGATGGACAGGTTTTGATGAGGAAATCTCGGGTGCTGTCCTCGACATTGAGCGGTTGATATTTAAAGATTTAGTTAATGAGATTGTGATTGGCGAGTCTTCTGGTTTGAAAACCAAACCTGGCCGGCGTAGAGTCTCCCAGAAGTAG